A single Stigmatella aurantiaca DNA region contains:
- a CDS encoding GH1 family beta-glucosidase, translating to MTTLRFPTEFVWGVATSSYQIEGAALEDGRGESIWDRFSKTPGKVRDGTNGDVACDHYHRFREDIALMKSLGIRHYRFSVAWPRILPAGRGKVNQAGLDFYGRLVDALLEAGIEPFVTLYHWDLPQALQDEGGWAKRSTAEAFAEYAGVVAKFLGSRVKKWITHNEPWCAGILSHQLGIHAPGLKDYRTALAASHHLLLSHGLAVPIIRAASPGAEVGITLNLTPSEPASPSAADHDAARHFDGHFNRWFLDPLFGRRYPVDIVADYIAAGHLPPEGLTVVQPGDFEAIAVKCDFLGINYYNRTVLRSDKVPEAQNEPRQVFLAPEKEWTEMGWEVHPNGLRDTLLRVHLDYRPRKIYVTENGASYSTPPGADGRVKDEQRLAFLRDHFAAAHRAMEAGVPLAGYFVWSLMDNFEWDRGYSQRFGIVWVDYKTQQRIPKDSALWYRGVIAENAVQVP from the coding sequence ATGACTACCCTTCGCTTTCCCACTGAGTTCGTCTGGGGGGTCGCCACCTCCTCCTACCAAATCGAAGGCGCCGCGCTGGAAGACGGGCGCGGGGAGTCGATCTGGGATCGCTTCTCCAAGACGCCCGGGAAGGTGCGGGACGGGACGAACGGCGACGTCGCGTGCGACCACTACCACCGCTTCCGCGAAGACATCGCGTTGATGAAGAGCCTGGGCATCCGGCACTACCGCTTCTCCGTGGCGTGGCCCCGCATCCTCCCCGCGGGCCGCGGGAAGGTGAATCAGGCGGGCCTGGACTTCTACGGCCGCCTGGTGGACGCACTGCTCGAGGCGGGCATCGAGCCCTTCGTGACGCTGTACCACTGGGACTTGCCCCAGGCGCTCCAGGACGAGGGCGGCTGGGCGAAGCGCTCGACGGCGGAGGCGTTCGCCGAGTACGCGGGCGTGGTGGCGAAGTTCCTGGGGAGCCGGGTGAAGAAGTGGATCACCCACAATGAGCCCTGGTGCGCGGGCATTCTCAGCCATCAGCTCGGCATCCACGCGCCGGGGCTGAAGGACTACCGCACGGCGCTCGCCGCGAGCCACCACCTGCTGCTGTCCCATGGGCTCGCCGTGCCCATCATCCGCGCCGCCAGCCCGGGGGCCGAGGTGGGCATTACCCTGAACCTGACGCCCTCGGAGCCCGCCTCGCCGAGCGCGGCGGACCACGACGCGGCCCGGCACTTCGACGGCCACTTCAACCGCTGGTTCCTGGATCCGCTCTTCGGGCGCCGCTACCCCGTGGACATCGTCGCCGACTACATCGCCGCGGGGCACCTGCCGCCCGAGGGCCTCACCGTGGTGCAGCCCGGGGACTTCGAGGCCATCGCGGTGAAGTGCGACTTTCTGGGGATCAACTACTACAACCGCACGGTCCTTCGCAGCGACAAGGTCCCCGAGGCGCAGAACGAGCCGCGCCAGGTGTTCCTCGCGCCGGAGAAGGAGTGGACCGAGATGGGCTGGGAGGTTCATCCCAACGGCCTCCGGGACACCCTCCTGCGCGTCCACCTCGACTACCGGCCGCGGAAAATCTACGTGACGGAGAATGGGGCGAGCTACTCGACGCCTCCCGGGGCCGACGGGCGCGTGAAGGACGAGCAGCGGCTCGCCTTCCTGAGGGACCACTTCGCCGCGGCCCACCGCGCGATGGAGGCGGGGGTGCCCCTGGCGGGCTACTTCGTGTGGTCGCTCATGGACAACTTCGAGTGGGACCGCGGCTATTCGCAACGTTTCGGCATCGTGTGGGTGGACTACAAGACGCAGCAGCGCATTCCCAAAGACAGTGCGCTCTGGTACCGGGGCGTCATCGCGGAGAACGCGGTTCAGGTGCCCTGA
- a CDS encoding ABC transporter permease — translation MSSATQAKKQRSGFLWQLLENRKAAFGAALILFFVLLGLLGPVLVSTDPAAFVGAPHQPPSSEFLFGTTGQGQDVLAQTIAGARTSLIVGFVTGFAVMAIGALIGMTAGFFGGWLDGILSFVTNVFLIIPGLPMAVVIAAYLQPGPVTIGLVLVVTGWAWNARMLRSQILSLREKDFVLAAIVSGEGRLRIIFREILPNMTSLLMSGFISATVYAIGAQVGLEFLGIGDVSVVTWGTNLYWASNNAALLTGAWWTVVPTGMCVALIGFALVLVNFAIDEITNPRLRAEGTWTRLLKSHNLEGGLSTPVVRR, via the coding sequence ATGTCATCCGCGACTCAAGCCAAGAAGCAGCGCTCGGGGTTCCTCTGGCAGCTCCTCGAGAACCGCAAGGCCGCCTTCGGCGCGGCGCTCATCCTGTTCTTCGTCCTGCTCGGCCTCCTGGGGCCGGTGCTCGTCTCGACGGACCCGGCCGCCTTCGTGGGCGCGCCCCACCAGCCGCCCTCGTCCGAGTTCCTCTTCGGCACCACCGGGCAGGGCCAGGACGTGCTCGCGCAGACCATTGCCGGGGCCCGCACGTCGCTCATCGTCGGGTTCGTGACGGGCTTCGCCGTCATGGCGATTGGCGCCTTGATCGGCATGACGGCTGGCTTCTTCGGCGGGTGGCTTGACGGCATCCTGTCCTTCGTCACCAACGTGTTCCTCATCATCCCCGGTCTGCCCATGGCGGTGGTGATCGCCGCCTACCTCCAGCCGGGCCCCGTCACCATCGGGCTCGTGCTGGTCGTCACCGGCTGGGCGTGGAATGCGCGCATGCTGCGCTCGCAGATCCTCTCGTTGCGGGAGAAGGACTTCGTCCTGGCGGCGATCGTCAGCGGGGAGGGGCGCCTGCGGATCATCTTCCGGGAGATTCTGCCCAACATGACGTCGCTCTTGATGAGCGGCTTCATCTCGGCGACGGTCTACGCGATCGGCGCGCAGGTGGGGCTGGAGTTCCTGGGCATCGGGGACGTCAGCGTGGTGACGTGGGGCACGAACCTGTACTGGGCCTCGAACAACGCCGCCCTGCTGACGGGCGCGTGGTGGACGGTGGTCCCCACGGGCATGTGCGTGGCGCTCATCGGCTTCGCGCTCGTGCTCGTCAACTTCGCGATCGACGAGATTACCAACCCGCGGCTCCGGGCCGAGGGGACGTGGACGCGGCTCCTCAAGAGCCACAACCTGGAAGGGGGGCTGTCAACCCCCGTGGTGAGGCGCTAA
- a CDS encoding glycoside hydrolase family 3 C-terminal domain-containing protein, with protein MSQHSQYVAKAQTLVSQMTLEEKARLLSGNGSWTTHQVERLGIPSIFMADGPHGLRKALGPNTADSVPATCFPTASALASSWNTELIQQVGAALAREAQANDVQLLLGPGINMKRSPLGGRNFEYFSEDPLLAGQLSAAYIQGVQGEGVGTSLKHFAVNNQEFERMVSDSILDERTMREIYLPAFEISITQAQPWSVMCAYNKVNGVYASENPFLLEDILRKEWGFEGFVVSDWGAVHDRAKGVQAGLNLEMPGSGEVNRKKIIEAVNAGELPEKRLDEVVVSLLAVVFKAVEHRRTGFRADLDQHHALARQVAGESIILLKNEDQLLPLEVGGKKKIALIGAFAKEPRFQGAGSSQVNPARLSNAHDELVALLGGSERIGYASGYDLEGVTSAQLLDEARQQAKNADVAIVFAGLPDSHESEGFDRATLDMPEGHNQLIEAVSQVQPNTVVVLMNGSAITMPWVAKVKAILEGWLTGQAGGGAIADILTGKVNPSAKLQETFPVRTEDAPSALEFPGLNQRAYYGEGVFIGYRYYDKKNLAPLFPFGFGLSYTTFAYSGLTLGAASIRDTDSLTVQFKVKNTGKVAGKEAVQLYVREDKPVVSRPEKELKAFTKVALQPGEEKTVSFTLKARDFSYFDLGRRQWTVQPGRFDILVGGSSRELPLRQSVSVEAPVAVPVLTRESLVKEFRDHPKGKEFYPRLAGIIMGGAAAGTDPKRTPQEERARKKAEMSTLVFVHDMPAYKLINFSEGKFTEQMLNDILAQVQ; from the coding sequence ATGTCCCAACACTCTCAATACGTGGCCAAGGCGCAGACGCTGGTGTCCCAGATGACGCTGGAGGAGAAGGCCCGGCTCCTGTCTGGCAATGGCTCGTGGACGACCCACCAGGTCGAGCGTCTGGGCATTCCCTCCATCTTCATGGCGGACGGCCCCCACGGGCTCCGGAAGGCCCTGGGGCCGAACACCGCGGACAGCGTGCCGGCCACGTGTTTTCCCACCGCCTCCGCGCTGGCCTCCTCCTGGAACACGGAGCTCATCCAGCAGGTGGGTGCCGCGCTGGCCCGGGAGGCCCAGGCCAATGACGTCCAGCTGCTGCTGGGGCCGGGCATCAACATGAAGCGCTCGCCGCTGGGCGGGCGCAACTTCGAGTACTTCTCCGAGGACCCCCTCCTCGCGGGCCAGCTCTCGGCGGCCTACATCCAGGGCGTTCAGGGCGAGGGGGTGGGCACCTCCTTGAAGCACTTCGCGGTGAACAATCAGGAATTCGAGCGCATGGTGAGCGACTCGATCCTCGATGAGCGCACCATGCGGGAGATCTACCTGCCTGCCTTCGAGATCTCCATCACCCAGGCCCAGCCGTGGTCGGTGATGTGCGCCTACAACAAGGTCAATGGCGTCTACGCCTCGGAGAACCCGTTCCTGCTGGAGGACATCCTTCGCAAGGAGTGGGGGTTCGAGGGGTTCGTGGTGTCGGACTGGGGCGCCGTGCACGACCGCGCCAAGGGTGTCCAGGCAGGGCTGAACCTGGAGATGCCGGGCAGCGGGGAAGTGAACCGCAAGAAGATCATCGAGGCGGTCAACGCGGGTGAGCTGCCCGAGAAGCGGCTGGACGAGGTGGTGGTCTCGCTGCTCGCCGTGGTCTTCAAGGCCGTGGAGCACCGCCGCACCGGCTTCCGGGCCGACCTGGACCAGCACCACGCGCTGGCGCGGCAGGTGGCCGGTGAGAGCATCATCCTCCTGAAGAACGAGGACCAGCTCCTGCCGCTGGAGGTGGGGGGCAAGAAGAAGATCGCCCTGATTGGCGCCTTCGCCAAGGAGCCCCGCTTCCAGGGCGCGGGCAGCTCGCAGGTGAATCCGGCCCGCCTCTCCAACGCGCACGACGAGCTGGTGGCGCTCCTGGGTGGCAGCGAGCGCATCGGGTACGCGAGCGGCTATGACCTGGAGGGCGTCACCTCCGCGCAGCTCCTCGATGAGGCGCGGCAGCAGGCGAAGAACGCCGACGTGGCCATCGTCTTCGCGGGCCTGCCGGACAGCCACGAGTCCGAGGGCTTCGACCGCGCCACGCTGGACATGCCCGAGGGGCACAACCAGCTCATCGAGGCGGTCAGCCAGGTGCAGCCCAACACGGTGGTGGTGCTGATGAATGGCTCGGCCATCACCATGCCGTGGGTGGCAAAGGTGAAGGCCATCCTGGAGGGCTGGCTCACGGGCCAGGCCGGTGGCGGCGCCATCGCCGACATCCTCACGGGCAAGGTGAACCCCTCGGCGAAGCTGCAGGAGACCTTCCCCGTGCGCACGGAGGACGCGCCGTCCGCGCTCGAGTTCCCCGGCCTGAACCAGCGGGCGTACTACGGCGAGGGCGTCTTCATCGGCTACCGCTACTACGACAAGAAGAACCTCGCGCCGCTGTTCCCGTTTGGCTTTGGCCTGAGCTACACCACCTTCGCCTATTCGGGGCTGACGCTCGGCGCGGCGTCCATCCGGGACACGGACAGCCTCACCGTCCAGTTCAAGGTGAAGAACACGGGCAAGGTGGCGGGCAAGGAAGCCGTGCAGCTCTACGTCCGCGAGGACAAGCCCGTGGTCAGCCGTCCCGAGAAGGAGCTCAAGGCCTTCACCAAGGTGGCGCTCCAGCCGGGCGAGGAGAAGACGGTGAGCTTCACTCTGAAGGCGCGTGACTTCTCGTACTTCGATCTGGGCCGCCGCCAGTGGACGGTGCAGCCGGGCCGGTTCGACATCCTGGTGGGCGGCTCCTCGCGGGAGCTGCCCCTGCGCCAGTCCGTTTCGGTGGAGGCCCCGGTGGCCGTGCCGGTGCTGACGCGCGAGTCCCTGGTGAAGGAGTTCCGGGACCACCCCAAGGGCAAGGAGTTCTACCCTCGGCTGGCGGGCATCATCATGGGCGGAGCGGCCGCGGGGACCGACCCCAAGCGCACCCCCCAGGAGGAGCGCGCCCGGAAGAAGGCGGAGATGTCCACGCTGGTGTTCGTGCACGACATGCCGGCCTACAAGCTGATCAACTTCTCGGAAGGCAAGTTCACCGAGCAGATGCTGAACGACATCCTGGCGCAGGTGCAGTAG
- a CDS encoding ABC transporter ATP-binding protein — translation MTIIKPESQVLLEAQGISKYFQVGGGFRPKQLRALNEVSFSLSERQVVALVGESGSGKSTIARLLVRLMDPSGGKILFRGQDVLREEPRHASLSYRSQVQMIFQDPFGSLNPVHTIGNHLERPLMLHGKAKSAAELRDRVHELLATVDLSPAADVASRYPHQLSGGQRQRVAIARALAPGPSVILADEPISMLDVSIRVGVLNLMERLKEERGIGYLYITHDIASARYFADRTMVMYAGHIVEGAPSEELMLKPAHPYTQLLLSAVPDPNGSMKSALNAKSGAPKLIDPPPGCPFADRCPSVMAVCRQEMPGATPLGQDRWVRCHLFGQGAATGTASAQEPGAAGPRSALAEGAAS, via the coding sequence ATGACGATCATCAAGCCGGAGAGCCAGGTGCTCCTCGAGGCCCAGGGCATCAGCAAGTACTTTCAGGTGGGGGGAGGCTTCAGGCCCAAGCAGCTGCGCGCCCTCAATGAGGTCTCCTTCTCGCTGAGCGAGCGCCAGGTGGTTGCGCTCGTGGGCGAGTCGGGCAGCGGCAAGAGCACGATCGCGCGGCTGCTCGTGCGGCTGATGGACCCCTCGGGCGGGAAGATTCTCTTCCGGGGCCAGGACGTTCTCCGGGAAGAGCCGCGTCACGCCTCGCTCAGCTACCGGTCGCAAGTCCAGATGATCTTCCAGGATCCGTTTGGCTCGCTGAACCCGGTCCACACCATTGGCAACCACCTGGAGCGGCCCCTGATGCTCCATGGCAAGGCGAAGAGCGCCGCGGAGCTGCGCGACCGCGTGCACGAACTGCTCGCCACGGTGGACCTGAGCCCGGCCGCCGATGTGGCCTCCCGGTATCCGCACCAGCTCTCGGGCGGCCAGCGCCAGCGCGTGGCCATTGCCCGGGCGCTGGCCCCGGGGCCCTCCGTCATCCTGGCCGACGAGCCCATCTCCATGCTCGACGTGTCCATCCGCGTGGGCGTGCTGAACCTGATGGAGCGCCTCAAGGAGGAGCGGGGCATCGGGTACCTGTACATCACCCACGACATCGCCAGCGCGCGCTACTTCGCGGACCGGACGATGGTGATGTACGCGGGGCACATCGTGGAAGGCGCGCCGAGCGAGGAGCTGATGCTCAAGCCCGCGCACCCCTACACCCAGCTGCTGCTCTCCGCGGTGCCGGATCCGAACGGCTCCATGAAGAGCGCGCTGAACGCGAAGTCCGGGGCGCCCAAGCTGATTGATCCGCCCCCCGGCTGTCCGTTCGCCGACCGCTGCCCGAGCGTCATGGCCGTGTGCCGGCAGGAGATGCCGGGGGCGACGCCGCTCGGCCAGGATCGCTGGGTGCGCTGCCACCTGTTCGGCCAGGGCGCCGCCACGGGGACGGCCTCCGCTCAGGAGCCGGGCGCCGCGGGCCCCCGGAGTGCCCTCGCGGAAGGTGCTGCTTCCTGA
- a CDS encoding ABC transporter ATP-binding protein: protein MEAKAPALLSVKDLRVEYLTPAGPVCAVDGVSFDIGKGEVLGLAGESGSGKSTVAQALLRILRPPAVITGGQVLFEGEDVLAMSEAQLRQLRWRKISLVFQSAMNSLNPILSIGEQIVDAIQAHLPMKRPEALDRAVALLKLVGIDSSRLTSYPHQLSGGMRQRVVIAIALALEPPLMLMDEPTTALDVVVQKEILHQVSELKEKLGFSILFITHDLSLILEFSTRIAVLYAGKLMEMAPSRELYTAPKHPYTQGLLGSVPSVRGPRRKLVGIPGSPPDMRRLPSGCRFHPRCPSAMDQCKATVPELRQLGPDHIEACHLDSQTP from the coding sequence ATGGAAGCCAAGGCCCCGGCGTTGCTGTCGGTGAAGGACTTGCGGGTGGAGTACCTCACCCCGGCAGGGCCCGTGTGCGCCGTCGATGGCGTCTCGTTCGACATCGGCAAGGGCGAGGTGCTGGGGCTTGCGGGCGAGTCGGGCAGCGGCAAGTCGACCGTGGCCCAGGCCCTGCTGCGCATCCTCCGTCCGCCCGCGGTCATCACGGGTGGCCAGGTGCTCTTCGAGGGCGAGGACGTGCTGGCGATGAGCGAGGCGCAGCTGCGGCAGCTGCGCTGGCGGAAGATCTCGCTCGTGTTCCAGAGCGCGATGAACTCGCTCAACCCCATCCTCAGCATTGGCGAGCAGATCGTCGATGCCATCCAGGCGCACCTGCCGATGAAGCGCCCCGAGGCGCTCGACCGGGCCGTGGCGCTGCTGAAGCTCGTGGGCATCGACAGCTCGCGCCTCACGAGCTACCCGCACCAGCTGTCGGGCGGCATGCGGCAGCGCGTGGTGATCGCCATCGCGCTGGCGCTCGAGCCGCCCCTGATGCTCATGGACGAGCCCACCACGGCGCTCGACGTGGTGGTGCAGAAGGAGATCCTCCACCAGGTCTCGGAGCTCAAGGAGAAGCTCGGGTTTTCGATCCTGTTCATCACGCATGACTTGTCGCTGATCCTCGAGTTCTCCACGCGGATCGCCGTCCTCTACGCGGGCAAGCTCATGGAGATGGCCCCCTCGCGGGAGCTGTACACCGCGCCCAAGCACCCGTACACCCAGGGGCTCCTGGGCTCGGTCCCGTCGGTCCGGGGCCCGCGCCGCAAGCTCGTGGGCATTCCGGGCTCGCCCCCGGACATGCGGCGGCTGCCGTCAGGGTGCCGCTTCCACCCGCGCTGCCCCTCGGCCATGGACCAGTGCAAGGCCACGGTGCCGGAGCTGCGTCAGCTGGGGCCGGATCACATCGAGGCCTGCCACCTGGATTCCCAAACCCCATGA
- a CDS encoding GAF domain-containing sensor histidine kinase: protein MSAHPPPSENERRDQLWQTLEQLLALPAAELRPTLERASHLISEILHADKVDIFLLEPQTQTLVAMGVSDTPMGRKQRGLGLDRLQLANRGRTVEVFETGQPWHSGHQDEDPGELPGIKFGLKIRSNISVPIEIGGQRRGVLGCTTEQPEFFSLDDLRFVETVARWVGMLAHRAELVEQLTQAAAAQGRRAAADELITVFAHDMANHLFSLRTRIELIHKRALRNQAADYLRDASAAAQGVTALSRLASDLLDVGRLDQGLFVLQAQPVDLMRLVEESAAAATTPRTEVQFRGPSELTVMADPARLRQVLSNLVANALKHSPAGLPVLVEASRQTRLDGPWAVLTVSDQGPGIAPHLLSRLFERFSRGPHSSGLGLGLYLARQIALAHGGTLEVHSAPGKGARFEFAIPLDRDMMPSPQE, encoded by the coding sequence GTGTCTGCGCATCCGCCTCCATCCGAGAACGAGCGTCGCGACCAACTGTGGCAGACGCTCGAGCAACTGCTGGCGCTGCCCGCAGCCGAACTTCGCCCCACGCTGGAGCGGGCCAGCCACCTCATCAGCGAGATCCTCCACGCGGACAAGGTGGACATCTTCCTGCTGGAGCCCCAAACCCAGACGCTCGTGGCCATGGGCGTCAGCGATACGCCCATGGGGCGTAAACAGCGGGGCCTCGGCCTGGACCGGCTGCAGCTGGCCAACCGCGGGCGCACCGTCGAGGTCTTCGAGACAGGGCAACCGTGGCACTCCGGGCATCAGGACGAGGACCCCGGAGAGCTGCCCGGCATCAAGTTCGGGCTGAAGATCCGGTCCAACATCTCGGTCCCCATCGAAATCGGAGGCCAGCGGCGCGGGGTGCTGGGGTGCACCACGGAGCAGCCCGAGTTCTTCTCCCTGGACGACTTGCGCTTCGTCGAGACCGTGGCCCGGTGGGTGGGCATGCTGGCCCACCGCGCCGAGCTCGTGGAGCAGCTCACGCAGGCCGCCGCCGCGCAGGGCCGCCGCGCCGCCGCCGATGAGCTCATCACCGTCTTCGCCCATGACATGGCCAACCACCTGTTCTCGCTGCGCACGCGCATCGAGCTCATCCACAAGCGGGCCCTCCGCAACCAGGCCGCGGACTACCTGCGCGATGCCTCGGCGGCGGCCCAGGGCGTCACGGCCCTCTCGCGCCTGGCCTCGGATCTGCTCGACGTGGGCCGGCTCGACCAGGGGCTCTTCGTCCTACAGGCACAGCCGGTGGACCTGATGCGGCTGGTGGAGGAGTCCGCCGCCGCCGCCACGACCCCTCGGACCGAAGTCCAATTCCGCGGCCCCTCGGAGCTGACGGTCATGGCCGATCCGGCCCGCCTCCGCCAGGTGCTCTCGAACCTCGTGGCCAACGCGCTGAAGCACTCCCCGGCGGGACTCCCCGTGCTCGTGGAGGCTTCCCGGCAGACGCGCCTGGATGGCCCCTGGGCCGTCCTCACCGTCTCCGACCAGGGCCCGGGGATTGCGCCGCACCTGCTGTCCCGGCTGTTCGAGCGCTTCTCGCGGGGCCCTCACTCGTCGGGGCTGGGCCTCGGCCTGTACCTGGCGCGGCAGATCGCCCTCGCCCACGGGGGCACCCTCGAGGTGCACTCGGCGCCGGGCAAGGGCGCGCGCTTCGAGTTCGCCATCCCCCTGGACCGGGACATGATGCCCAGTCCCCAGGAGTGA
- a CDS encoding ABC transporter permease, whose protein sequence is MRHLLRNLGLYAVAAWASLTLNFLIPRLMPGDPGSAMFARFAGQLQPEAIDALRLAFGFTNEPLLQQYFTYVRHLFQGDLGLSVAYFPATVTEVISTGLGWTLLLSGIAVILSFGLGTALGVVATWRRGGWLDSVLPPVLIFLGAFPYFWLAMVLLYVLGFVLGAFPLRHAYSDTIAPSFSAEFIFSVVQHMVLPALAIVIASLGGWMLSMRSTMVGILAEDYITMANAKGLSQKRIMFHYAARNALLPNVTGFGMALGFVLSGSLLTEIVFSYPGQGYLLIQAVRNQDYPLMQGIFLTITLAVLGANLLVDILYVWLDPRTRAR, encoded by the coding sequence GTGCGACACCTCCTGCGAAACCTGGGCTTGTACGCGGTTGCCGCGTGGGCCTCTCTCACGCTGAACTTTCTCATCCCGCGGCTCATGCCGGGCGATCCCGGCTCGGCCATGTTCGCGCGCTTCGCGGGGCAGCTGCAGCCCGAGGCCATCGACGCCCTGCGTCTGGCGTTTGGCTTCACCAACGAGCCGCTGCTCCAGCAGTACTTCACCTACGTGCGCCACCTGTTCCAGGGCGACCTGGGCCTGTCCGTCGCGTACTTCCCCGCGACGGTGACGGAGGTCATCTCCACGGGCCTGGGCTGGACGCTGCTCCTGTCGGGCATTGCGGTCATTCTCAGCTTCGGGCTCGGCACGGCGCTCGGCGTGGTGGCCACGTGGCGGCGCGGCGGCTGGCTGGACTCGGTGCTGCCGCCGGTGCTGATCTTCCTGGGGGCGTTTCCCTACTTCTGGCTGGCGATGGTGCTGCTCTACGTGCTGGGGTTCGTGCTGGGCGCGTTCCCCCTGCGGCATGCCTACAGCGACACGATCGCCCCCTCGTTCAGCGCGGAGTTCATCTTCAGCGTGGTGCAGCACATGGTGCTGCCCGCCCTGGCGATCGTGATTGCCTCGCTCGGCGGCTGGATGCTCAGCATGCGCAGCACCATGGTGGGCATTCTCGCCGAGGACTACATCACCATGGCGAACGCCAAGGGCCTGTCCCAGAAGCGCATCATGTTCCACTACGCCGCCCGCAACGCGCTGCTGCCGAACGTCACGGGCTTCGGCATGGCGCTGGGGTTCGTCCTGTCGGGCTCGCTGCTGACGGAGATCGTCTTCTCGTACCCGGGCCAGGGCTATCTGCTCATCCAGGCGGTGCGCAACCAGGACTACCCGCTCATGCAGGGCATCTTCCTGACCATCACCCTGGCGGTGCTGGGGGCGAACCTGCTGGTGGACATTCTGTACGTGTGGCTTGACCCGCGGACGCGGGCGCGCTGA